GGCTGGTTATTGCTTTGGGTAATTTGTTTTATTGCAATATGGTAAGGTTTTTGTTGATGGTGCGGAAAATCCAAAAAAAAGCTGATAATATGAAAACATTTAACCACCTTGTTTTACTAGTTTTTGCTGCCACAATTCTGTTGTCGTGCGGAGCCGATTCAACTCAAATGTATACCAACATTACCGGAAAAGCCGGAGAAATGGTGGTCATTGTTTCGAAAGAATCCTGGGAGGCTGAGCCCGGAAAAATTATGCGCGAAACACTGGCACAGTCTCATGCCGGATTACCACAGGATGAACCGATGTTCGACTTGATTGATATCCCTCATGCCGCATTTAAAGATATTTTTAAAACCGCACGAAACATTGTACGCACCAGTATATCTGCAAATACTGAAAAATCGGGAATAAGTTTTACCGATGACGTGTGGGCTTACCCGCAGGCAACCGTGCTTATTACAGCAAAAACTGCCGACGAGTTTGTGCAGATTTTTGAGGAAAACAAGGATAAAATCTTATCGTATTTTGTTGCTGCCGAGAAAGAACGCATTACAATGAATTACCGAAAAGTATACGAAAAAGCTGTATTCAATACTCTAAATACAGAACTGGGAATAACCATGCAGGTTCCTCCGGGATTTAGAATAATGGAAAAACAAAAAGATTTTATTTGGGTGCAGTATGATACGCCCGACATTATTCAGGGAATTGTTGTTTACACCTATCCTTATGTTTCGGATAGTGCATTTACTGTTGATTATCAGTTGCCAATACGCGACAGTTTATTAAAAAAATATGTTCCTGGGCCAACCGAAGGCAGTTATATGACAACCGAAAAACGTATCGATCAGATATTTAATGTGTTGAAACACAACGGAAATTACGCTGCCGAAATGCGTGGCCTTTGGCGGGTTGAAAATGATTTTATGGGAGGGCCTTACATTGCCCTTTCGGAGTTGGATGCCTCAAACCAACGCGTTATTAATGCCTTTGGCTTTGTTTATGCGCCCAGCAAAGACAAACGTAATTTTTTGCGCCAGGTAGAAGCGATGATTTATTCGCTTAAACAAAATAACCAGGCCGATAACGACAAGTTAAACCAGCAAGATGTTGAAATACAGGTAGAAGGATAAATTGGATTCCTTCTTTTGGAATAAAAAAATAAGGCTGGAAAATGAAAATTTCCAGCCTAATTTTTTACTTGTATTGTTTGTGCTTTAAAACGCAGCCTTAATAATTTCGCTTACATTGTCGGAAATACCGTAGGTGTAAATGTGCAACGAAGGAACATTGTTGGCCACCAAATCTTTCGATTGATAAATGGCCCACTCGGTACCTACACGTCTGGCATCGTCGTTATTTTTGCACTTTGCCAGTTCTTTTGATAAATCTTGTGGCAGGTCGATACTAAAAATTTTTGGCAGCACGGTAAGCTGGTTTTTCAGGTTAATGGGTTTAATACCCGGAATAATGGGAACGGTAATTCCTATTTCGCGGCACCTGTTTACAAAGTTGTAGTATACCTGGTTATCAAAAAACATTTGCGTTACAATATAATCGGCACCCTCATCCACTTTTTGTTTCAGGTAAAGCATGTCCTGTTCCATGTTAGGCGATTCGAAATGCTTTTCAGGATAAGCTGCAACTCCAATGCAGAAGTCAAGTGGCGAGTTGTTTTTCAGGTCCTCTTCCAGGTATTTTCCTTTGCCCAGGTCTTTAATCTGCTTAACCAGCTCGTTGGCATTGGCATTTCCTCCCGGTGTAGGCTGAAAAACATGTTGTCCTTTTAATCCGTCACCACGCAGGGCCAAAACATTGTTGATCCCCAGAAAATTAAGGTCGATTAAAACGTGTTCTGTTTCGCTGCGAGTAAAGCCACCACATAAAATATGAGGCACCACGGGTATTCCGTACTTGTGTTGTATGGCTGCAGCAACGGCAACTGTTCCCGGGCGTTTACGAACCGTACGTTTTTCAATTTTACCATTGGGAAGTTCCTTGAACTCCACTTCGTCGCGGTGGGTGGTAATGTTAATGTATTTCGGATCAAATTCGGTTAAACTCTCGATGGTACGGTGTAAACGCGATACATCGTTTCCTTTTAATGGCGGAAGCAACTCAAAAGAGAATACCGTTTTTTTTGCCTGGTTTATGGTATCAATAACTTTCATCTGTAGTCTGTTTTACAACAACAAATTTAACAAATTCGAACCTGTTCGTTGGTTTGGCCGTATAAATACCGCTTCAATCCGTGTTTTTTTAATGAATTGATATAATTTACGCCGGGCATACAGGGTTCGATACTCTGTTTAATGCTTGTTTTGGCTTTATTTATAATTCAGGTTAATGGATAAAAACTTCTCAATAAATTCAATCGATTCATTTTTTCGGTTGGCATAATCTTCCACCTGGTCTTTACCCATCTTTTCGAGGCTAAAATACCTCGACTCGGGGTGCACAAAATATTGCCCCGAAACAGAAGCATTGGGATACATGGCAAAATGTTCGGTTAGCGAAATGCCAATTTCCTCTGCCTTAATTAATTTAAAAAGGTTTTCTTTTTCCGAGTGTTCAGGGCAAGCCGGGTAGCCCAGTGCCGGGCGAATACCCTGGTATTTTATTTTCAGCATTTCTTCCAGCGAAAGTTGCTCGTCCGGAACATAGCCCCAGTAATTCTTTCGAATTTCAAAATGCAGCAGCTCGGCAAAAGCTTCGCTTAACCTATCGGCCAGGGCTTCAACCATAATGGCTTTGTAATCGTTGTTTTCTTCGCGGAACTTTTTGGTCCATTTTTCAATGCCTATGCCTGCTGTGGTGGCAAACCCTCCACAGTAATCTACTTTGCCAGATTCTTTTGGGGCAACAAAATCGGATAAGCAAAAATTGGCTACACCTTGCTTTTTCTTCTCTTGCTGACGAAGGTGGTAGAAACGCCCTATTTCTTGTTGGCAGGCTTCATCGCCGAAAAGTACAACGTCGTCGCCATCAGCCAGAGCCGGCCAAATTCCGAATGCGGCATTAGCCTGCAGCATTTTCTTTTCAATTATTTCATCCAAAAACTCATTGGCCTCTTTAAACAGTTTTTTGGCTTCTTCGCCCTGTTTTTCGTCGGCTAAAATTTGCGGATAATGGCCTTTTAATCCCCAGGTAATAAAAAAGAAAGTCCAATCAATATAGTTTCTCAACTCCTCAAGCGGAAAATCCATTAAGTGCTTAACTCCTGTGAAATTTGGTTTATAAATAGGCGTATTGTTCCAATCAATTTTGAACTTATTTGAACGAGCCTCGGCAAGTGTTAAGTATGCTTTTTCCTTTCGTTTTCCCTGAAACGCTCTGATTTGTTCGTACTCCGCATCAAGGTTTTTGATAAACGATGCGTTTTTTGCTACCAGGTTGGCAACCACATTAACAGCCAGCGATGCATCTTTTACATGAACCACCGGAGCTGAATATTCGGGTGCAATTTTTACTGCCGTATGAATTTTCGAGGTGGTTGCCCCGCCAATCATCACCGGAATAGTCATTTTTCGGCGTTCCATTTCTTTGGCAATGTCAACCATAATTTCCAACGAAGGGGTAATTAATCCGCTCAATCCAATAACATCTACCTCATTTTTAATGGCTTCATCAAGTATTTTTTCGGTGGGTACCATCACGCCCAAGTCAATAATCTCGTAGTTGTTACAGGCTAAAACTACCCCAACAATATTTTTCCCAATGTCGTGCACATCGCCTTTTACAGTAGCCATCAGCACTTTTTTCTGCGAAGTACTGTTTTTATATTTTGCTTTATCGGCTTCAATATATGGCAGCAGGTAGGCTACCGCTTTTTTCATTACCCGTGCCGATTTAATTACCTGTGGCAGAAACATTTTTCCGGAGCCAAAAAGTTCGCCAACCACATTCATGCCGTCCATTAGCGGACCTTCAATAATATCTAAAGCAGGTGAATATTTTTCAACAGCTTTGGCCATATCCTCGTCAACAAACTCAGGCAATCCTTTAACCAGCGAGTGTCCAATTCGTTCCTCAAGAGTTAGTTCGCGCCAAACATCTTTTTTCTCTTCCTTTTTTGAAGTAGACTGCAAATTTTCGGCAAACTCGAGTAGACGTTCGGTAGCGTCGGGTTTGCGGTTTAGCACCAGGTCTTCAATTTTTTCAAGCAGGTCTTTCGGTATTTCATCGTAAATCTGAAGCATTCCGGGGTTTACAATTCCCATATCCAGTCCGGCATTTATGGCATGAAAAAGGAAAACCGAATGCATAGCCTCGCGTACCACATTGTTACCGCGAAATGCAAACGAAACATTACTTACTCCGGCGCTAACCTTTGCAAGGGGCAGGTTTTGTTTTATCCATTTTACCGATTCGATAAATGAAACCGCATAAGCGTTGTGCTCTTCAATACCGGTGCCAATGGTAAGTACGTTGGGGTCGAAAATAATATCTTGTGCAGGCAGTTTTACCTGCTCGGTAAGTATCTTGTAGGCGCGGCTACAAATTTCTTTGCGGCGTTCAGTATTGTCGGCCTGGCCTTTTTCGTCAAAAGCCATAACGATAACTGCAGCACCGTAACGTTTAATTTTTTGTGCCTGTTCAATAAAAACAGCTTCGCCTTCTTTTAAACTAATGGAGTTAACAATGGCTTTTCCCTGCAAGCATTTTAGTCCGGCTTCAATTACGTTCCATTTTGATGAATCAATCATTATCGGAAGTCGAGCGATATCGGGCTCGGCCATTATCAGGTTAAGGAAGGTTACCATTTCTTTTTCGGCGTCGAGCATGGCGTCATCCATGTTTACGTCGATTACCTGTGCTCCGTTTTCAACCTGGTTGCGGGCAATTGACAGCGCTTCTTCGTATTTTTCTTCGCTGATTAAACGGGCAAATTTACGCGATCCGGCTACATTACAACGTTCACCAATATTCAGAAAGTTGGTATTTTCAGTGATGGTAACCGGCTCTAATCCACTAAGTTTAGTGTAGGTGGATGCTTGTTGAATGTGATGTGGTGCTGCTTTGCTTGCCATATCGGCAAAGGCTTTTATGTGTGCCGGTGTGGTGCCGCAACAACCGCCAATAATATTTACATAGTTATTGTCGAGATAGTGTTTAATGTGCCCGGCCATAATTTCCGGTGTTTCGTCGTACTCGCCAAATTGGTTGGGCAGGCCGGCATTGGGGTGTGCACTGATATGAAAAGGTGCTTTTCCGGCCAGTTCTTTGATGTAGGGCTCTAAATCGGTAGCACCCAGCGAACAGTTTAAACCAATACTTAACAGGTTGATGTGAGAAACTGAATTCAGAAAGGCCTCTAAGGTTTGTCCCGACAGTGTGCGTCCGCTGGCGTCGGTAATGGTTCCCGATATCATTACCGGAATGTTTTCGCCTCTTGCTTCCAACACTTCTTCAATGGCAAAAATGGCGGCTTTGCTGTTAAGTGTGTCAAAAATAGTTTCAATCAGAAACAGGTCGGCACCACCATCCAGCAAGGCCTCGGCTTGTTCGCGGTAAGCATTTTTTACTTCGTCGAAAGTAATGGCCCGGTAGCCGGGGTCGTTTACATCGGGCGATAGGGACAGTGTTTTGTTGGTAGGCCCAATTGATCCGGCAACAAAACGCGGTTTGGCAGGGTTTGCCTCGGTATATTTATCGGCTAGCTCGCGGCCTATTGCTGCCGATGCTTTATTCATTTCATAAACGTAGGCTTCGGTGTTGTAGTCGGCCTGCGAAATACTTGTAGCATTAAAGGTATTGGTGCAAATTATATCGGCACCGGCCTTTAGGTACTCTTCGTGAATTTCGGCAATCACATCAGGGCGGGTAAGCGAAAGCATGTCGTTATTACCTTTTTGGTCGTCAGCGTGATTTTTCAACAGTTCTCCCCGGTAATCGTTCTCCTCCAGTTTATAGCCCTGAATGAGTGATCCCATTGCACCATCCAATACCAAAACCCTTTTCTCTAATTCTTTACGTATGTCTTTTTTTAAACTCATTTTTCTCTCTTTCAATTTCTTCGTAACTGTTGTTTTGTCTGATCTTCCCTTGAGGTGACTCAGGGGGCCTTTCCTTTCATTTCAATATTCGTATTTCGTTCTCCCCCTTAATCCCGATTTTGTCTTCGCAAATAATAAGCAAGGACTGTATAGCAGAGTAATTTTCGGCTTGTTTAATCACTTTCTCCACATGGTCGGGCGTTTTAACTTTGTTGCCCAGTGCAGTTGCCAACGCATCGGCAAGCAGTATGTCGTTGCAAACTACTACTACAGCATCCGCTTTTCCGTAACTTAACGACGGGCCAACAGTTCCGGCTGATGTGCAAATGCCAAAGCTTCCTTCACCCGCTGAAATTACCAATCCTATTCGTTCGGAAAGAATGGACTCACCGGCAAAAACAGAAAGAACCAGTTCCTTTTCCAATAGCAGGTAAATATCGCCACCGTTTTCAACTAACAGCTCTTTCACGGAAAAGTTTTTACAAATTTCTTCGCCAATTTTGCGTGCAAACAATCCTGCCACCGCCGACATAGGGCCAATGCCGGCCTGTTCGGCTGCAAGCGCCATCTCTTTTGCTTCGGTTGGTGCAAATTCTGATGGTTGAAAGGGCTTTAGGCTTTTTTTGAAAAACGGTTCTTTTTCAATGTAGGTATCAAAAGTTTGGCGCAGGGCCTGTAATTTCGCCAAGGCAACAACCTGCATTTCTTCTTTGTACGACTCGGGATCAACCCCAATCCAAAGGTCGGTTTCCAGATGTTTTATCTCGAAGCCTTTAAAGCGCTCGGTATTAAATTGGCTGCGGTATGTTCGTTCTTCAAAAAGCTTCATAGCTTACTGTTGTTAACGGAAATCAATTTCAAACAGGTTTAGCGGGCATGCCGGAATACAAAGTTCGCAAACCACGCATTTGCTTTTGTCGAATTCCAGTTTCCACGATTCTTTGTTCATTGTAAGCGCCCCGGCAAAACAAACGGCTGAGCAGTTGCCGCAGTCGATACATTTTTCCTCTTTCCAGCGGATACGCTTGTCGAGCGATTCGCAGGTGATTTTATGGCTTTTAATGTATTCAACGCCTTGCTCAATGTTTTCTTTTTTACCCTGCAGTTCAAGCAACAGGCTTCCCCGTTTTCCGGGGTATACCTCCGCCTTCAGAATATTTATTCTGATGTCGTAATCTTTAACTAAATGGTAGGTAAATGCTTTATCGCCGCTTTGCGGAGGGAAATTCAGGATGTATCTTTTCTTAATCATTGTCGACCTCCGTTTCAATTAATTGGTTTAACGAGGTGTTGCCCGGGAACATTTGCACCGGTTTACTTATTTCAAATTGTCCGTTCTGCAACCATTTTTTTAGTTCATCGGCAATTTTACGTGCCTTTTTTAGGCTGGCTACCGGGGCGGTTCTGATTTTTTTCCCTTTTACCTTTATAAAGCCCGATTGTAGCTGTTCGTAGGTTACCTGAGCCAGTTTTGGGGTGCCATTTGTTCCATAATCTAATACCGAAGTTTCAATCTGGCTGTTGTTGATTGACACCCGTTTGGCAATATCAGTATTTAAAACAGGAATGGGTATGCCAATGCCAACAAACATGCTTACGCCATATTTCTCGTAGGATGCTGCCTGAATGTAATCGGCCGACATTTCTTTTAGGTTACCCATAACGGCAATGGTGGCTGCGTTGGTTACGGGAACTCCCAAATCGTTTTTTGGGCGTGTGGTATGAAACTGCGTTCCCGGCCATACCACAAAGCCTTGTGTGCCTCCCAAAAATATACGTGTACCCAGACCAATGGTTTTAAAATCAGGGTCGTTTAATAAAGGGCTTAACTCGCCCGAAGTGGAATAAGTGGCATTGCGTAAATTCGGAAGCAGTGTTCCCATGTAGGTGTGTTTTATTGTTGGGGTGGTGTTTACTGCCACGTTATAATTCTGATAGGCATTGCGCGGATTAAAAAGTGTAAACTCGTTAATGGAGTTAATGTTAATGGTGGTTTTTATGTGCTTTCGCGGATAACAATCGGTTCCTTTGGCCCAGGCTTCCAAAACCACATCTTTGCATTCAAGCAGGTCCTGAATAACATGAGCACCACCATAATCCGGGTTGTCGGGATTGCAGGCAGTTGCGCCGATGTAGGAATCAACCGCAGCAAGTCCTTCGTAGCAGGGTACCCCGTTTAACCTTATTTTTTCCATGCGTATTGGCGGGTTAGCATGGCCAAAATTAATGATTGCCCCCGACGAACACATGGCTCCGAAGGTGGCCGTTGTTACTACGTCTACCTGTTCAACAATTTCTTCTGGCGATAGTTTTTTTGCCAGTTGTGCAACTTCTTCGGCAGTTAAAACAACTGCTTTTCCTGCCTTCAGCTTCTGATTAATTTCTTCGTAAGATTTTTCTTTTGGCATAATATATCAAGCGTGGCAAATTTTTCATTGCCCAAAAACGAATTCCGGGCATGGTTTTGCCTTTTAAAAATTCAACTAAAAAACGGTTTTGGTATGCGGTTATGCGGTTATAACCGCTCGCGCATACACATATTTGCCCCGTGCAAATAGCTGGTAAAAAATAATTTGTAGTGCAGTTTCTTCATCGATTGTGTTACAATTATAATTCCGTTACCGGCCGGGTATTGGCACCTTTTCATAACTGATGAAGGTTGCCAGAGTTTCATTGAGCCCGATCTCTCCACTCTTCTGTATAATCAAACACCCTTTTTTGAAAGAATATTTGATGGCATAAAGATAGTTGATTTTGTGATTTCACAAATAAAGCTGAACTTGCAGATTACCAAATTAAGCTGAATTGATACATTAATTTAAGATACACTGTGATGAAAACTAAAATTATTGCGCTTTTATTTTTCGCTTTCTGTTGGAGTTGCGGGAAAAATATCGATCGAGAAACCTATGGTGAGTATCAAAAAAACGGACAACAAATTACCGAAGATGTACAAGCCGTTCTTTTGCAAAATGTAGGGGCAGCCATTCAAAAAGGAGGTTCGGAATATGCTGTTGAGTTTTGTAACTTGCAAGCCGGTGAGCTGGTTGATAGCCTGAATGAAGTTTATAATTGTATGATATCCAGGGTCTCAGCCAAAAATAGGAATCCGGAGAATGCCCTGCAAACTAATGAGGATAAACAACTTTGGGAGATTTTTTCTGCCAGAAACGTGGCTGACACGCTCATTCAATCGGGGAATAACCTGGTTTACTATAAACCTATCCGAATTGGCCTTCCGGCATGTTTAAAGTGCCATGGCAATATTGAAACCGATATAAACACTGCTACACGACAGAAACTTCAGCACCTCTATCCGGCTGATTTGGCCACCGGATATCAGTTAAGCGACTTCAGGGGATTGTGGAAAATTGAATTTCAGAAAAATCATTGATTATATTTGTGTAAAAAGGACCCAATTGGCAAATGGAGTTTACATGTAAGTTAAGTGATATAAGGAAGTATTTGATTATTTTTTTGGTTTTCCCGGTTTTTGGGTTTACACAAGAAAAATATATTGGAACTCCTCATATTCGTAACTACGAAAAATCTGAGTATTCTGCCGGTACACAAAACTGGAATATTGCACAAGATAAAGATGGGTTTATGTACTTTGCCAATAACGATGGAGTGCTGCGTTTTGATGGTTTTCATTGGGAATTAATCCCGGTACCTTCATCCCTGGTTCGCTCGGTATTTATTGATTCGAATAATAATATTTACGCTGCCTTATCATACGATTTTGGTTGTATACAACGAAACAGTAGCGGAAAATACGAGTTTAAGAGCCTGCTGGATTTGGTGCCCGAGCGACATCGTGATTTTGATGAGGTATGGAAAATTCATGAAATCGACGGTAATATTATTTTTCAATCTTTTGAGAAAATATTTATTTACGATGGTGTAGATATTCAAATTGTTGTTCCTCAAAACAAATTTCATTTTTCGTTTAATATAGCAGGTAAACTTTATTACCAGGATTTGGAAGTAGGCTTGTTTACCTTTGTTGAGGGCCGGCCGGTGCAATTAAATTATGCCAATTCGCTTAAAAACTCCCAGATTTTGTCGATTACAGAGCTTGATGCCGATAATTTGTTAATTGGCACTGCAGATAAAGGCCTTTTTTATTACGATGGGCATACTTTAACCGAATGGGACACGGATGTTAATACCTTTATAAAAACCAATAAGTTGTTTTGTGCAACGCAATTTGCAAACGGAAACTTAGCATTTGGAACCATCTTAAATGGGGTGGTTATTGCCGATGCCAATGGCGAAGT
Above is a genomic segment from uncultured Draconibacterium sp. containing:
- a CDS encoding DUF4837 family protein: MKTFNHLVLLVFAATILLSCGADSTQMYTNITGKAGEMVVIVSKESWEAEPGKIMRETLAQSHAGLPQDEPMFDLIDIPHAAFKDIFKTARNIVRTSISANTEKSGISFTDDVWAYPQATVLITAKTADEFVQIFEENKDKILSYFVAAEKERITMNYRKVYEKAVFNTLNTELGITMQVPPGFRIMEKQKDFIWVQYDTPDIIQGIVVYTYPYVSDSAFTVDYQLPIRDSLLKKYVPGPTEGSYMTTEKRIDQIFNVLKHNGNYAAEMRGLWRVENDFMGGPYIALSELDASNQRVINAFGFVYAPSKDKRNFLRQVEAMIYSLKQNNQADNDKLNQQDVEIQVEG
- the metF gene encoding methylenetetrahydrofolate reductase [NAD(P)H], translating into MKVIDTINQAKKTVFSFELLPPLKGNDVSRLHRTIESLTEFDPKYINITTHRDEVEFKELPNGKIEKRTVRKRPGTVAVAAAIQHKYGIPVVPHILCGGFTRSETEHVLIDLNFLGINNVLALRGDGLKGQHVFQPTPGGNANANELVKQIKDLGKGKYLEEDLKNNSPLDFCIGVAAYPEKHFESPNMEQDMLYLKQKVDEGADYIVTQMFFDNQVYYNFVNRCREIGITVPIIPGIKPINLKNQLTVLPKIFSIDLPQDLSKELAKCKNNDDARRVGTEWAIYQSKDLVANNVPSLHIYTYGISDNVSEIIKAAF
- the metH gene encoding methionine synthase; the encoded protein is MSLKKDIRKELEKRVLVLDGAMGSLIQGYKLEENDYRGELLKNHADDQKGNNDMLSLTRPDVIAEIHEEYLKAGADIICTNTFNATSISQADYNTEAYVYEMNKASAAIGRELADKYTEANPAKPRFVAGSIGPTNKTLSLSPDVNDPGYRAITFDEVKNAYREQAEALLDGGADLFLIETIFDTLNSKAAIFAIEEVLEARGENIPVMISGTITDASGRTLSGQTLEAFLNSVSHINLLSIGLNCSLGATDLEPYIKELAGKAPFHISAHPNAGLPNQFGEYDETPEIMAGHIKHYLDNNYVNIIGGCCGTTPAHIKAFADMASKAAPHHIQQASTYTKLSGLEPVTITENTNFLNIGERCNVAGSRKFARLISEEKYEEALSIARNQVENGAQVIDVNMDDAMLDAEKEMVTFLNLIMAEPDIARLPIMIDSSKWNVIEAGLKCLQGKAIVNSISLKEGEAVFIEQAQKIKRYGAAVIVMAFDEKGQADNTERRKEICSRAYKILTEQVKLPAQDIIFDPNVLTIGTGIEEHNAYAVSFIESVKWIKQNLPLAKVSAGVSNVSFAFRGNNVVREAMHSVFLFHAINAGLDMGIVNPGMLQIYDEIPKDLLEKIEDLVLNRKPDATERLLEFAENLQSTSKKEEKKDVWRELTLEERIGHSLVKGLPEFVDEDMAKAVEKYSPALDIIEGPLMDGMNVVGELFGSGKMFLPQVIKSARVMKKAVAYLLPYIEADKAKYKNSTSQKKVLMATVKGDVHDIGKNIVGVVLACNNYEIIDLGVMVPTEKILDEAIKNEVDVIGLSGLITPSLEIMVDIAKEMERRKMTIPVMIGGATTSKIHTAVKIAPEYSAPVVHVKDASLAVNVVANLVAKNASFIKNLDAEYEQIRAFQGKRKEKAYLTLAEARSNKFKIDWNNTPIYKPNFTGVKHLMDFPLEELRNYIDWTFFFITWGLKGHYPQILADEKQGEEAKKLFKEANEFLDEIIEKKMLQANAAFGIWPALADGDDVVLFGDEACQQEIGRFYHLRQQEKKKQGVANFCLSDFVAPKESGKVDYCGGFATTAGIGIEKWTKKFREENNDYKAIMVEALADRLSEAFAELLHFEIRKNYWGYVPDEQLSLEEMLKIKYQGIRPALGYPACPEHSEKENLFKLIKAEEIGISLTEHFAMYPNASVSGQYFVHPESRYFSLEKMGKDQVEDYANRKNESIEFIEKFLSINLNYK
- a CDS encoding UPF0280 family protein gives rise to the protein MKLFEERTYRSQFNTERFKGFEIKHLETDLWIGVDPESYKEEMQVVALAKLQALRQTFDTYIEKEPFFKKSLKPFQPSEFAPTEAKEMALAAEQAGIGPMSAVAGLFARKIGEEICKNFSVKELLVENGGDIYLLLEKELVLSVFAGESILSERIGLVISAGEGSFGICTSAGTVGPSLSYGKADAVVVVCNDILLADALATALGNKVKTPDHVEKVIKQAENYSAIQSLLIICEDKIGIKGENEIRILK
- a CDS encoding NIL domain-containing protein, coding for MIKKRYILNFPPQSGDKAFTYHLVKDYDIRINILKAEVYPGKRGSLLLELQGKKENIEQGVEYIKSHKITCESLDKRIRWKEEKCIDCGNCSAVCFAGALTMNKESWKLEFDKSKCVVCELCIPACPLNLFEIDFR
- a CDS encoding homocysteine biosynthesis protein; this encodes MPKEKSYEEINQKLKAGKAVVLTAEEVAQLAKKLSPEEIVEQVDVVTTATFGAMCSSGAIINFGHANPPIRMEKIRLNGVPCYEGLAAVDSYIGATACNPDNPDYGGAHVIQDLLECKDVVLEAWAKGTDCYPRKHIKTTININSINEFTLFNPRNAYQNYNVAVNTTPTIKHTYMGTLLPNLRNATYSTSGELSPLLNDPDFKTIGLGTRIFLGGTQGFVVWPGTQFHTTRPKNDLGVPVTNAATIAVMGNLKEMSADYIQAASYEKYGVSMFVGIGIPIPVLNTDIAKRVSINNSQIETSVLDYGTNGTPKLAQVTYEQLQSGFIKVKGKKIRTAPVASLKKARKIADELKKWLQNGQFEISKPVQMFPGNTSLNQLIETEVDND
- a CDS encoding DUF3365 domain-containing protein — encoded protein: MKTKIIALLFFAFCWSCGKNIDRETYGEYQKNGQQITEDVQAVLLQNVGAAIQKGGSEYAVEFCNLQAGELVDSLNEVYNCMISRVSAKNRNPENALQTNEDKQLWEIFSARNVADTLIQSGNNLVYYKPIRIGLPACLKCHGNIETDINTATRQKLQHLYPADLATGYQLSDFRGLWKIEFQKNH